Proteins from one Parvibaculum lavamentivorans DS-1 genomic window:
- a CDS encoding helix-turn-helix transcriptional regulator, which translates to MITARQSRAARALLGWTQETLADKARLSLTALKRLESESGLDVYETTRDQARRALEAAGIVFLSTDRGQGVLLVDDRGNKQNRSTGLR; encoded by the coding sequence ATGATCACCGCCCGACAATCACGGGCCGCACGCGCGTTGCTGGGTTGGACACAGGAGACGCTCGCTGACAAGGCCCGCCTATCGCTGACCGCGCTCAAGCGCCTCGAATCCGAAAGCGGGCTCGATGTGTACGAGACGACGCGCGATCAGGCACGCAGGGCCTTGGAAGCTGCCGGAATCGTCTTCCTGTCGACCGACCGAGGGCAAGGAGTGCTGCTGGTCGATGATCGCGGAAACAAGCAGAACCGATCTACAGGCTTACGCTGA
- a CDS encoding DUF2285 domain-containing protein, with amino-acid sequence MWSPQSDPAVLFLTARPNFLPSSSNSLADRFAAGRDGPEGAYAGLPEHDLQLLFLPGISAHDQLAAVVPIDDDILDRIDALTRLARAWLQRPPLRDTRMTAEQRRRFRLKLRAADGRMNGATYRDIAIAIYGAARIDTDPWKTSPLRDAVIALAEAGLALIDGGYLHLLRHRRRT; translated from the coding sequence GTGTGGTCGCCGCAGAGCGATCCCGCCGTCCTCTTTCTGACAGCGCGGCCGAACTTTCTGCCGTCCAGCTCAAACAGCCTCGCCGACAGGTTCGCTGCGGGACGTGATGGCCCTGAAGGAGCCTATGCTGGTCTTCCGGAGCACGACCTCCAGCTACTCTTCCTACCCGGCATATCCGCACACGACCAGCTTGCAGCGGTCGTCCCCATCGATGACGACATCCTCGATCGCATTGATGCGCTGACACGCCTCGCGCGCGCCTGGCTCCAACGTCCGCCGTTGCGCGACACGCGCATGACCGCCGAGCAGCGCCGCCGCTTTCGCCTCAAACTTCGTGCTGCTGACGGCCGCATGAACGGCGCGACCTATCGCGACATCGCCATCGCAATCTATGGCGCGGCGCGCATCGATACCGACCCTTGGAAGACCTCGCCGCTACGGGATGCCGTGATCGCCCTCGCCGAAGCCGGATTGGCCCTCATCGATGGCGGCTATCTACACCTGCTTCGGCATCGTCGGCGCACCTAG
- a CDS encoding strawberry notch family protein codes for MNIMSPVAGPAAPVARASAIIAAAHQLLTLLERGQRMDNADLRIAMETAFEASDTSGAWDWKTAYEACEGATVLFLRKYGRALFRKAGTPAARLSALSKITGLLPTHTRRSEEAQALQQFSTPVPLGLAAIAAAAITTHDIVLEPSAGTGLLAILAEISGGSLLLNELAETRADLLGQLFPALAVTRCDAAQIDDHLPACAVPSVIVMNPPFSVMEHVSGRVADAAARHVASALARLADGGRLVTITGANFGPEQPAWRDTFARLQVRGRVVFTAAIHGSVYAKHGTSIETRLTVIDKLPAEDPATFPASAGVAPDVATLLAWIEARIPPRLPVALPDIAPPVSGSAPRTVRGYLARTATERPAARSTMDPQGVELAYDTMDWTPPEGAHLTDAIYEEYGLQSIRIASSQAHPTKLVQSAAMASVAPPKPAYRPMLPANITDLLSDAQLETVIYAGEAHSDFLTGSWTVDATCDLVQAAKPDAENAVRFRRGFMLGDGTGAGKGRQSAGIILDNWLRGRRKAVWISKSDKLIEDAQRDWSALGMERLLVTPLSRFAQGRPITLSEGVLFATYATLRSDDRGEKVSRVRQIVEWLGSDFDGVIIFDESHAMANAAGGKGERGDVSASQQGRAGLRLQHALANARVVYVSATGATTVHNLAYAQRLGLWGGEDFPFATRAEFVEAIEDGGVAAMEVLARDLRALGLYTARSLSYDGVEYELIEHDLTDEQRRIYDAYASAFAVIHNHLDAAMQAANITGNPDSGGATLNRQAKSAARSAFESAKQRFFGHLLTSMKTPTLIRSIERDLDDGHAAVVQIVSTGEALMERRLAEVPTKEWNDIRVDITPREYVLDYLAHSFPVQLYEPFTDGEGNLSSRPVYRDGHPVESREAVARRDELIERLASLPPVPGALDQIVQRFGTDMVSEVTGRSRRIVRKGERFAVENRAPSANLAETAAFMDDLKRVLVFSDAGGTGRSYHAELSAKNRRLRVHYLLEPGWKADAAIQGLGRTNRTNQAQPPLFRPIATNVKAEKRFLSTIARRLDTLGAITRGQRQTGGQGLFRPEDNLESSYARDALRQLYLLIVRGKVEGCSLGRFESATGLKLTDDNGIKDELPPITTFLNRLLALTIELQGILFTAFEQLLDAKVAGAIASGVYDVGLETLTAESFVVAERTTIYTHPATGAQTRLLTITERRRNQPTTLDTALDWLDDPHARLLINARSGRAAVQVPAPSIMLDDGEIERRVRLIRPMEQHHASLAMMEDSYWQEAARDSFAAVWQREVAEVPAYTDGAIHMVSGLLLPVWKRLPNESTRVYRLQTDDGERIIGRRVSSAWALNAASTGTANLSSDDAYAALVDGRTILDLASGLQLRRARVMGANRIELSGFTDTMRDRLRAYGLFSEIISWKLRFFVPVDASGPAIIGKLLATYPVERISEREAA; via the coding sequence ATGAACATCATGTCCCCCGTAGCCGGTCCGGCTGCGCCCGTTGCCCGCGCGTCCGCCATCATCGCCGCCGCCCATCAGCTTCTCACCCTGCTCGAACGCGGCCAGCGGATGGACAACGCCGATCTCCGCATCGCCATGGAAACGGCCTTCGAGGCTTCCGACACGAGCGGCGCTTGGGACTGGAAGACGGCCTACGAAGCCTGTGAAGGCGCGACCGTCCTGTTCCTGCGCAAATACGGACGTGCGCTTTTCCGTAAAGCCGGCACTCCGGCTGCACGGCTTTCCGCTTTGTCGAAAATCACCGGCCTTCTGCCGACGCACACCCGTCGCTCCGAGGAAGCCCAGGCGCTTCAGCAATTCTCGACGCCGGTCCCGCTCGGCCTCGCCGCTATCGCGGCCGCCGCGATCACAACGCACGACATTGTGCTGGAGCCGTCGGCAGGCACGGGTCTTCTCGCCATCCTCGCCGAGATCAGCGGCGGCTCGCTGCTTCTCAACGAACTGGCGGAAACCCGCGCCGATCTACTTGGCCAGCTCTTTCCCGCCCTTGCCGTCACGCGATGCGACGCCGCCCAGATCGACGACCACCTTCCGGCGTGCGCCGTCCCTTCCGTCATCGTGATGAACCCGCCCTTCTCGGTGATGGAGCACGTCTCCGGCCGGGTCGCCGACGCCGCTGCGCGTCATGTTGCTTCGGCCCTGGCGCGGCTTGCCGATGGTGGGCGTCTGGTGACGATCACCGGCGCAAACTTCGGCCCCGAGCAACCGGCCTGGCGCGACACCTTCGCCCGGCTTCAGGTGCGTGGCCGCGTCGTCTTCACCGCGGCGATCCACGGCTCGGTCTATGCCAAGCATGGCACGAGCATCGAAACGCGGCTGACCGTCATCGACAAGCTGCCGGCCGAAGACCCGGCCACGTTCCCTGCGTCCGCTGGCGTTGCGCCCGACGTCGCCACGCTGCTCGCATGGATCGAAGCGCGGATTCCACCGCGCCTGCCGGTCGCACTGCCCGACATCGCGCCGCCCGTGTCGGGTTCGGCACCCCGCACCGTGCGGGGTTATCTCGCGCGCACCGCCACAGAGCGTCCGGCCGCACGCTCCACCATGGATCCGCAGGGCGTTGAACTCGCCTACGACACGATGGACTGGACGCCGCCGGAAGGCGCCCACCTCACGGATGCGATCTATGAAGAATACGGATTGCAGTCGATCCGTATTGCCAGTTCTCAGGCGCACCCCACCAAGCTCGTGCAGTCGGCGGCCATGGCGAGCGTTGCACCGCCCAAGCCCGCCTATCGGCCGATGCTGCCCGCGAACATCACCGATCTCCTGTCGGACGCCCAGCTCGAAACCGTCATCTATGCCGGCGAAGCCCATTCGGACTTCCTCACCGGCTCCTGGACCGTCGATGCGACCTGCGATCTCGTGCAGGCGGCCAAGCCCGATGCCGAAAACGCCGTGCGCTTCCGGCGCGGCTTTATGCTCGGCGACGGCACCGGAGCCGGCAAAGGCCGTCAATCTGCCGGCATCATCCTCGACAACTGGCTGCGCGGTCGCCGCAAGGCGGTCTGGATCTCCAAATCCGACAAGCTGATCGAGGACGCGCAGCGCGATTGGTCAGCGCTCGGCATGGAGCGCCTGCTGGTCACGCCGCTGTCGCGCTTCGCGCAAGGGCGGCCGATCACGCTGTCGGAAGGCGTCCTGTTTGCAACCTATGCCACGCTACGGTCCGACGACCGTGGTGAGAAGGTTTCCCGCGTCCGGCAGATCGTCGAATGGTTGGGCTCCGATTTCGATGGAGTGATCATTTTCGACGAGAGCCACGCCATGGCCAATGCCGCAGGCGGCAAGGGAGAACGCGGCGACGTTTCCGCCTCACAGCAGGGACGCGCGGGCCTTCGGCTTCAGCACGCCCTGGCCAACGCGCGCGTCGTCTATGTGTCGGCTACCGGCGCGACCACCGTCCACAATCTCGCCTATGCCCAGCGGCTCGGCCTGTGGGGCGGTGAGGATTTCCCCTTCGCCACCCGCGCCGAATTTGTCGAGGCGATCGAGGACGGCGGTGTCGCGGCCATGGAAGTGCTCGCCCGCGATCTGCGTGCACTGGGCCTCTATACCGCCCGATCGCTCTCCTACGATGGCGTCGAATACGAGCTGATCGAGCACGACCTGACCGACGAGCAGCGGCGTATCTACGATGCCTACGCCAGCGCCTTCGCCGTCATCCACAATCATCTCGACGCCGCGATGCAGGCGGCCAACATCACCGGCAACCCAGATAGCGGGGGAGCCACACTGAACCGCCAGGCCAAGTCCGCCGCCCGCTCGGCCTTCGAGTCCGCCAAGCAGCGTTTCTTCGGCCATCTGCTCACGTCGATGAAAACGCCCACGCTGATCCGGTCCATCGAACGCGACCTGGATGATGGCCACGCCGCTGTCGTCCAGATCGTCTCGACCGGCGAAGCGCTGATGGAGCGCCGGCTGGCGGAAGTCCCGACCAAGGAATGGAACGATATTCGTGTCGACATCACACCCCGCGAATATGTTCTGGACTATCTGGCCCATTCCTTTCCGGTCCAACTCTACGAGCCGTTCACGGATGGCGAGGGCAATCTGTCCTCGCGCCCGGTCTATCGCGATGGCCACCCCGTCGAGAGCCGCGAAGCTGTCGCGCGCCGGGACGAGCTGATCGAACGTCTTGCGTCTTTACCACCCGTTCCGGGGGCGCTCGACCAGATCGTACAGCGCTTCGGCACAGATATGGTCTCCGAGGTGACGGGCCGCTCCCGGCGCATCGTCCGCAAGGGGGAACGCTTCGCCGTCGAAAACCGCGCGCCATCCGCCAACCTTGCCGAGACGGCCGCGTTCATGGACGATCTGAAGCGCGTTCTCGTGTTCAGCGACGCCGGCGGCACCGGCCGCAGCTATCACGCAGAACTGTCGGCGAAGAACCGGCGTCTGCGCGTGCATTATCTGCTCGAACCCGGATGGAAGGCCGACGCCGCCATCCAGGGTCTGGGCCGCACCAATCGCACCAACCAGGCGCAGCCGCCGCTGTTCCGCCCGATCGCCACGAACGTCAAAGCCGAGAAACGCTTCCTGTCCACGATCGCGCGCCGGCTCGATACGCTGGGCGCGATCACGCGCGGTCAGCGCCAGACCGGCGGCCAAGGCCTGTTCCGGCCCGAGGACAATCTGGAATCGAGCTACGCCCGCGATGCGCTGCGGCAGCTCTATCTCCTGATCGTGCGCGGCAAGGTCGAGGGTTGCTCGCTGGGTCGCTTCGAGTCCGCGACCGGCCTGAAATTGACCGATGACAACGGCATCAAGGACGAGTTGCCGCCGATCACCACGTTCCTCAACCGCCTGCTGGCGCTGACCATCGAGCTTCAGGGCATCCTCTTCACCGCCTTCGAGCAATTGCTCGACGCCAAGGTGGCCGGAGCCATCGCCAGCGGCGTTTATGATGTCGGGCTGGAAACGCTGACGGCGGAGAGTTTCGTCGTCGCTGAGCGCACGACCATCTACACCCATCCGGCAACGGGCGCACAGACGCGGCTGCTCACGATCACCGAGCGCCGCCGAAACCAGCCAACCACGCTCGATACGGCGCTCGACTGGCTCGACGATCCGCATGCCCGGCTGCTCATCAACGCGCGGTCGGGACGCGCTGCTGTCCAGGTGCCGGCGCCGTCCATCATGCTCGACGACGGCGAGATCGAACGTCGCGTCCGCCTGATCCGGCCGATGGAACAGCACCACGCAAGCCTCGCCATGATGGAAGACAGCTATTGGCAGGAAGCCGCTCGCGACAGCTTTGCAGCGGTCTGGCAACGGGAAGTCGCCGAAGTGCCGGCCTATACCGATGGCGCCATCCACATGGTCAGCGGTTTGCTCCTGCCGGTGTGGAAGCGCCTGCCGAACGAGTCGACGCGCGTCTATCGGCTCCAGACCGACGATGGCGAACGCATCATCGGGCGGCGGGTTTCGTCCGCCTGGGCCCTGAATGCCGCCTCGACGGGAACGGCCAACCTCAGCAGCGATGATGCCTATGCCGCTCTGGTGGATGGTCGCACCATCCTCGACCTGGCCAGCGGACTCCAGCTTCGCCGCGCGCGCGTCATGGGCGCGAACCGGATCGAACTGTCCGGCTTCACCGACACCATGCGGGATCGCCTGCGCGCCTATGGCCTCTTCAGCGAGATCATCTCGTGGAAGCTGCGCTTCTTCGTCCCGGTCGATGCCTCTGGTCCCGCCATCATCGGCAAGCTGCTCGCCACCTATCCGGTCGAGCGGATCAGCGAGCGTGAGGCAGCGTGA
- a CDS encoding DUF6117 family protein, whose protein sequence is MSIPSHAQSNFQTLLRAAGDGNLALMECLDAVTGDPRYVICAVGRNDGDFVFTPFGHLADGNPYDAYLPPDPGDPGGFIHRGTPGEAS, encoded by the coding sequence ATGAGCATTCCATCCCATGCCCAGAGCAATTTTCAGACGCTGCTGCGCGCTGCCGGTGACGGCAACCTTGCGCTCATGGAATGCCTCGATGCCGTGACCGGCGATCCGCGTTACGTCATCTGCGCGGTGGGACGAAACGATGGTGATTTCGTCTTCACGCCCTTCGGCCACCTCGCCGACGGCAATCCCTATGACGCCTACCTACCGCCCGACCCCGGCGATCCTGGCGGCTTCATTCATCGGGGCACGCCCGGAGAGGCGTCATGA
- a CDS encoding DUF7146 domain-containing protein gives MARQDASELEHRLGRQAEAVCRHYLSNGDRQGNYWQVGDARNAAGRSMFVRLRDTPKGPAGKWTDAATGEHGDLLDIIRESLGLIDFADVAQEARTFLSLPHPEPEPASRRGLAPAPSGSPEAARRLIAMTLPITGTIVQTYLRRRGIALLHGTGNLRFHPRCYYKPDDGPTETWPAMIAAVTDLAGKITGAHRTWLAPDGSDKAPIDIPRKAMGDLLGNAVRIGVPGSVMAAGEGIETMLSLRQVLPDMAMAPALSAAHLAAILFPATLRRLYIVRDDDPAGDGARDMLIERANAEGIEAIPLSPAFGDFNEDLRRLGIDALRAGVRVQLAPDDVARFMNLAA, from the coding sequence ATGGCTCGGCAGGACGCTTCGGAATTGGAACACCGCCTCGGCCGACAGGCCGAGGCGGTGTGCCGTCACTATCTCTCCAACGGCGACCGGCAGGGCAACTACTGGCAGGTTGGCGATGCTCGCAATGCCGCAGGTCGCTCCATGTTCGTGCGCCTGCGCGACACCCCGAAGGGACCAGCGGGCAAATGGACCGACGCCGCCACCGGCGAACATGGCGACCTTCTCGACATCATCCGGGAATCGCTCGGCCTCATCGACTTCGCAGACGTTGCTCAAGAGGCGCGTACCTTCCTCAGCCTGCCGCATCCCGAACCCGAGCCGGCATCACGCCGTGGACTGGCGCCAGCGCCATCGGGGTCGCCCGAGGCGGCACGCCGTCTCATCGCCATGACGCTGCCGATCACCGGGACCATTGTGCAGACCTACCTGCGCAGACGCGGCATTGCGCTTTTGCACGGAACCGGAAACCTGCGCTTCCACCCCCGCTGCTACTACAAGCCCGACGATGGCCCGACCGAGACCTGGCCCGCCATGATCGCCGCCGTCACCGACCTCGCTGGCAAGATCACCGGCGCGCACCGCACCTGGCTCGCGCCGGACGGCTCCGACAAAGCCCCCATCGACATACCGCGCAAGGCGATGGGCGATCTCCTCGGCAATGCCGTCCGCATCGGTGTGCCCGGCAGCGTGATGGCGGCAGGCGAAGGTATCGAGACCATGCTGTCGCTCCGGCAGGTCCTGCCCGATATGGCGATGGCGCCGGCGCTTTCGGCAGCACATCTGGCCGCCATCCTGTTCCCGGCGACTTTGCGGCGGCTCTATATCGTCCGAGACGACGATCCGGCCGGTGACGGCGCGCGGGACATGCTGATCGAACGGGCGAACGCCGAGGGAATCGAGGCCATCCCATTGTCGCCGGCATTCGGGGACTTCAACGAGGATCTCCGGCGGCTCGGGATCGATGCGCTTCGGGCAGGCGTTCGCGTGCAGCTCGCTCCAGACGACGTCGCACGCTTCATGAACCTGGCCGCTTAG
- a CDS encoding DNA -binding domain-containing protein: MTAPFQDLAPSGQDLTDYDISHAKLYMRLLDAAADGAHWEEAVRVLFDLDPAREPERCRRIHDSHLERARWMTHTGYRHLLRPAHR; this comes from the coding sequence ATGACCGCACCATTCCAGGACCTCGCGCCATCGGGGCAAGATCTCACCGATTACGACATTTCGCATGCCAAACTATACATGCGCTTGCTGGATGCGGCCGCTGACGGCGCGCATTGGGAGGAAGCCGTGCGGGTGCTGTTCGACCTCGATCCCGCCCGTGAACCCGAACGCTGCCGACGCATCCATGACAGCCATCTCGAACGCGCCCGCTGGATGACCCACACCGGCTATCGGCATCTCCTGCGACCGGCTCACCGCTGA
- a CDS encoding helix-turn-helix transcriptional regulator, which translates to MRPDTAALPPRYLRTKEAAEFLSLSARTLEKHRTYGTGPAYHKLGGRVVYSVDDLETWAERGAVTSTSDPRGSVLPAKRQTLPTGQIAGRYAR; encoded by the coding sequence ATGCGACCCGATACCGCCGCGCTCCCGCCACGCTACCTGCGGACCAAGGAAGCCGCTGAATTTCTCAGCCTGTCCGCGCGCACCCTGGAAAAGCATCGCACCTACGGCACTGGTCCGGCCTATCACAAACTCGGCGGGCGCGTCGTCTATTCGGTCGACGATCTGGAGACCTGGGCCGAGCGCGGCGCCGTGACCTCGACGTCCGATCCGCGCGGCTCCGTGCTTCCCGCAAAGCGCCAGACGCTACCGACCGGCCAGATCGCCGGCCGATACGCACGCTGA
- a CDS encoding FitA-like ribbon-helix-helix domain-containing protein yields the protein MPAVTIRNLSDATHRALKVRAAQHGRSAEAEMRDILEMAVRPDTRLRLGTALAERSRRLGLTNEDVEALDQARDKAPAKPMSFE from the coding sequence ATGCCCGCAGTTACGATCAGGAATCTGTCCGACGCGACGCATCGCGCCCTCAAGGTGCGGGCGGCGCAGCACGGCCGCAGCGCCGAAGCGGAAATGCGCGACATCCTCGAAATGGCTGTCCGCCCCGATACGCGCCTCCGGCTCGGCACGGCGCTCGCGGAACGCAGCCGCCGCCTCGGCTTGACCAATGAGGATGTCGAGGCCCTCGACCAGGCTCGTGACAAGGCGCCCGCCAAGCCGATGAGCTTCGAATGA
- a CDS encoding DUF2493 domain-containing protein: MSEHDDYEPHHESSPTDHLIQDLQLHGYRPSEDELDQRPPPEDRIIEGTVADIFDALVATITDTSLDFDLPDLLWSTVNMFHRAVDRIEQKLDDNEQAQRQLQREQDGSEVKSLQLERLIDIGMNLIDRRDGMETFREAAAGRYLVATGSPWSQRTGSRVNHRHLTASLIDSRDFLAARRRADTDVLVPAGPKIAFSGGDTADHKQIWAKLDQIHTKHPDMVLLHGGSPKGAEKIASRWADSRKVPQVAFKPDWTKHAKAAPFKRNDQMLSIVPIGVVIFPGTGIQDNLADKARKMGIPVYRFGSGGA; this comes from the coding sequence ATGAGCGAACACGACGACTACGAACCACACCACGAGTCATCCCCGACCGACCATCTTATCCAGGACTTGCAGCTCCATGGCTACCGTCCCTCCGAAGACGAGTTGGACCAGCGCCCGCCACCGGAAGACCGCATCATCGAAGGCACCGTCGCCGATATCTTCGACGCCCTGGTCGCCACGATCACCGACACCAGCCTCGACTTCGATCTCCCCGATCTCCTCTGGTCCACCGTCAATATGTTCCACCGCGCCGTGGACCGCATCGAACAGAAGCTCGACGACAACGAGCAGGCGCAAAGGCAGCTTCAGCGCGAACAGGATGGCTCCGAGGTGAAGTCCCTCCAGCTCGAGCGCCTCATAGACATCGGCATGAACCTGATCGACCGCCGCGACGGCATGGAAACCTTCCGCGAAGCCGCCGCTGGCCGCTACCTCGTCGCCACCGGCTCACCCTGGTCGCAACGCACCGGATCACGGGTCAACCATCGCCACCTCACCGCGTCGCTGATCGACAGCCGGGATTTCCTCGCCGCCAGGAGGCGTGCGGATACCGATGTACTCGTACCCGCCGGCCCGAAGATCGCCTTCTCGGGCGGCGACACCGCCGACCACAAGCAGATCTGGGCCAAGCTCGATCAGATCCATACCAAGCACCCCGACATGGTGCTGCTGCATGGCGGCTCGCCGAAAGGCGCCGAAAAGATCGCTTCCCGCTGGGCCGACAGCCGCAAGGTGCCGCAGGTCGCCTTCAAGCCGGACTGGACGAAGCACGCCAAGGCCGCACCGTTCAAACGCAATGACCAGATGCTCAGCATCGTGCCGATCGGGGTCGTGATCTTCCCCGGCACGGGCATTCAGGACAACCTGGCCGACAAGGCCCGCAAGATGGGCATCCCGGTCTATCGGTTCGGCTCGGGCGGCGCGTAA
- a CDS encoding DUF736 domain-containing protein — MATIGTFKKTGSNEFGGEIVTLSVQAKGVRIVPDLRASGENAPSHRVLVGRAEIGAAWSKRSNEGRDYLGLKLDDPSFNAPIYANLFDDEDGEGYSLIWSRPNGRRAD, encoded by the coding sequence ATGGCGACCATCGGCACCTTCAAGAAGACCGGCTCGAACGAATTCGGCGGCGAAATCGTCACCCTCAGCGTCCAGGCCAAAGGCGTGCGCATCGTCCCCGACCTGCGCGCCAGTGGCGAGAACGCCCCCAGCCACCGGGTCCTGGTCGGCCGCGCCGAGATCGGCGCCGCCTGGTCCAAACGCTCCAACGAGGGCCGCGACTATCTGGGCCTCAAGCTCGACGATCCGAGCTTCAACGCTCCGATCTACGCCAACCTCTTCGATGACGAGGACGGCGAAGGTTACTCGCTGATCTGGTCCCGCCCCAACGGCCGCCGCGCAGACTGA
- a CDS encoding type II toxin-antitoxin system VapC family toxin yields the protein MILLDTNVVSEAMKPAPDEAVRAWLDEQAAETLFLSSVTIAELMFGIGALPDGKRKERLTEALDGVMELFADRVLPFDVDAARRYADLAVKARAAGKGFPTPDGYIAAIAAAKGFAVATRDSSAFEAANVTVIDPWKAGR from the coding sequence ATGATCCTCCTCGACACCAATGTCGTATCGGAGGCGATGAAGCCCGCTCCCGACGAGGCCGTGCGCGCATGGCTCGACGAGCAGGCGGCGGAAACACTCTTTCTCTCCAGCGTCACCATCGCCGAACTGATGTTCGGCATCGGCGCGCTCCCCGACGGCAAGCGCAAGGAGCGTCTCACCGAAGCCCTGGATGGGGTGATGGAACTGTTCGCAGACCGCGTCCTCCCGTTCGATGTCGATGCTGCGCGCCGCTATGCGGATCTCGCCGTCAAAGCCCGAGCGGCCGGGAAAGGCTTCCCTACTCCCGACGGCTACATCGCGGCGATTGCAGCCGCCAAGGGGTTTGCCGTCGCCACGCGCGACAGCAGCGCATTCGAGGCCGCGAATGTCACGGTGATCGATCCCTGGAAGGCCGGGCGCTGA
- a CDS encoding transcriptional regulator domain-containing protein, which yields MRPDTSNWRDDRSYDFFDTLPIEGLAWECLRRYRPYQDDYASLVDAGAETQPLPDDRQRRWGLRFPRKTRSFCPTATGGVVAAERSRRPLSDSAAELSAVQLKQPRRQVRCGT from the coding sequence ATGAGGCCCGATACATCGAACTGGCGAGACGACCGCAGCTACGATTTCTTCGATACCCTGCCGATCGAAGGTCTCGCCTGGGAGTGTCTTCGCAGATACCGCCCTTATCAGGACGATTACGCCAGTCTGGTCGATGCTGGCGCCGAGACTCAGCCGCTGCCTGACGACAGGCAGCGGCGCTGGGGGTTGCGATTTCCCCGCAAGACCAGGTCGTTCTGCCCTACAGCAACAGGTGGTGTGGTCGCCGCAGAGCGATCCCGCCGTCCTCTTTCTGACAGCGCGGCCGAACTTTCTGCCGTCCAGCTCAAACAGCCTCGCCGACAGGTTCGCTGCGGGACGTGA